The DNA window taattcatattttttttaattaatatattttcaatatttatttttattaacatttttaaataataaaattcgttaataaaaataaatattgaaaatatattaattaaaaaaaagtaaattattgttaatttctctccaaatatctagattttttgattaatgattccgaaaatataaaagttttattatttagaaattataaataaaaatataatatatattaattttgaaaaaatgacaGGTCAATCACACATGTCATTATTTAACGGAAAAATTAACGGACTTGAATGTTTTTGTTAACCAGTGATATAGATGAACATTAAGTTCAACTACAGTGGTATaaacgaacaaaaattagtttaatgatatacgtaaatattattttgttatagttcaatgataaaattgacattcttcccgaTAGCAAAGTCCGTCAAACAATTTAATACGccacatttatatttaaaattaatatttttcacataattaaaaataaaacttatttttatttctatatatatttatagccCAAAACCTCAAGTCTTACTTTTGGTAAGAAATTCATTCCCTTTTGAATCTATCCGGCCAAGAGGGCAACGCATCATATATAGTTATCTATTTTTTCATATcctaagtgttttttttttatataactttatacattttttttcttgagaaaagtttatttttgaaagaggTAAGCATGTTCCTCACTCTGTGTCCCCACAATAATCTTATTCTTATTTCTTTCATATATTTTCAATTGCATTTTCATCAATTTCTCCTTCATATCTTCGTTCTCTCAACAAgatttcaaaattctttttggatattaattttcaaaataacttgTTCAACCTTTCTTTTTGATAAGAGCTTGCTCATGTTATAATAAGTTCTGCCAAACTAGTTTTCTTTCGTATTATCAAGAGTGTTACGAGCTTTTATAAACTTTCACCAAAGTTTGTTACTTCTTCAATATCGTGGATTGATTTCCTTGAAGCAATCAACCATGATtattttgctttctttttcttaaaaaaaaatgagaaactcTTTATTCattcagaaaaaatataaaaacaatgccTCTCGTGTGCTATGCCACATTGATCTACGACAAAATGGTGTGATCTCGTGACAATGACTTTAGCAAATAACAAGTATTTTCTCTATTATTTCAATGATATTGGTCCGGtaagaaacatatatataatttatgtcttTTCATCCGGAATtcaatttagataaaaaaaaataatcaataacttACTGAATCTATGtgacattaaattaaattttcaaatatgttTGGATTAAACTATTTTGtattcagatattttaaaatgagagtGATTATTTATAGTCTCTTTACTCCTAACCATGATCTCCAACCTAAGCCTTAGGTCGACAAAAAGGAATATAAAACTTCCTAATTTTATAAACGTTAAtgtcaaatattttcaaattatatgatttttagatagataataaatattttatagaatgaTGTCGTTTGccaaaaatattgatttgtttTCGTGGGGTGAAGTGTGGTTCGAGGCGATCTTTGTTTTGTAtgtctcatttattattttcatgtgACACTCTTTGCATGATTCAGACTACtgagaaaattttcaaacactttCGTGATATTATCTAGTTTTATGGAGCGTGTTTGGGACTGCGTGTTAATTTGGGTAAgtctaatattttcttttataattcaGTTTTGTTTAGGAAAAGATTAGATTGACATGTATTCTAGGATTTAAAATTGGTATTTTTCGGTCTACGCTAGTTCCAAAGCTTCTTAGGACCCGATCATCAGTAAAATGGAGAGGAAGCTTCCCATTTGGAAAAATAAGATGATTTCTAAGGGAGGTTGTTTAGTCATTATCAAGAGCTCTCTTTCTTCAACGACAACTTATATGATGTCTCTATTTCTTCTTTCAAAGTGTGTGGCCGTAAAGATGGAGAGAACtatgtgtaaatttttatggGGATCGTCTGAttcctcattttctcatttagtgagttgggataaagttaaattaataaaagaaccGGGGATTGGGAATCCGCGATCttgtttcttttaataaagtcttattatccaaatggtgtagtagatttgcaTCTGAGCAAGATAGTATTTgggttaaattgattaaatgtaaatatggGCAGGATAAGTCTGGTTGGTTCCCAATAATTCTTATAGACCCGTGGGAAGCAACATTTGGGTGTTATTTATGTCATGTGGAAGGTTTATCGGGAGCATTCAATTTTCTTGTGGATGATGGAAgttcgattagtttttgggaAGACACTTGTGGTGAAAAATGTTTGGAAAAAAATTTCCCCGAGCTTGcttctttttctatttatagAGATGCATCGGTCAAAGATATGTTTGACATTTGGTTTAGTGGTTTTGCTAACCGTATcagatatagaagaagattaaatagTGAGAAAAACATGTCCAATGATAGACTTTTGTTCATAGTTAGAAATAAATAGTTAAACTTGTCTTTTCGGAATTCTATGTAGTGGCGTGATCTGAATAACTTTCATGTGAGACATTGTTCActttgttcaataaagttagCCCGATTGATCTTTGTTGGAAAAATTGATGGGAGTCTAAGATGCCTACCAAGATCTCCTTTTTTGGTTGGAGTGTTATTCACGACGGAATTTTCACTGATGATAGATGTATGaaaaaaacatgattattaTGATTTGTTGTCGTATGTGTTACAAAGAGGTTGAGACGGCTTCTCATCTAATTTTACATTGTCATGTTGTTGCAAGTATATGGAGTCTTTTGTGAAATTTGACTAGAATAAAATGTGTTATTCCGGAAACCATTAGTGGCTATTGGGAGACATTGATCGGGCGACTAAAAAACGAGACTTATTAGATAAGTCTATATCCCTATAATTTTTTGGTAGCTATCTGGTTGGAAAGAAATCAGAAAACTTTTAACAACGAAAGTATGCCGTTAAGGATTATTCATAATGTCATTATCATGACGATGTCGGAGATTAGATCAAGAAAACATGTGAATTTGTGTGGAAatcttattcatcttcttaaAGATTTTtcgagtcaattaattattctaatttattcaatttctacataatttttttttcatagtaTGCTTTATCGttgtgtttaaaattttttttattaattggatattttcaaaaataaaataaaataatatacctATCTCCTTCTATAAGAGTGAATTTTTCAAGTGAAAGTGAAGAAGAGCTTTAATTTAAAACTCTTACTTTCCTTAattcctcttttttttttatttaagaacaACACTCATTCAAATTAGGTTAGGAGAGTGAGATTCATGTTactttatttcataaaataaatttcaattaaaaatatccAATAAAGATTTTGTTGCCATTATACCAACCAGCACAAATGGCTCAATAACATGCAAAATCTCAGCATATAATCCAACATTTGAAAAAGGGTAACTTTAATAGGATAAGTGAAAAGAGTATTTTTAAAAGGTTAAATAACTTAGATTCgtttctaattctaattctaaacTACTTAAGTTAAAATGAGTGCATGACTATAAACGAACGATTGTGCAAGACtatgaataattaattgtgctaatttgtttcataaaataaactttaactAGAAAATTTTGAGTTGGTGTTTTtcttattaacaaaaataaataatagaaatatagttacaaagttttataattaaattttaaataaaattattgtttttatcaaaTGAGTTCACTAAAACAAATTGGTGGATATTGATTTTCTCTTGCTTCAAATATTCATGAGCAAGCCAAGTCCTTGTGTAATCCAAGTCTATTTGGCCAAGCGTTTCCCTTTACACATAATGGAAATGGtcaagactatatatatatggttttcaACTTGTTTACATTGTCTCCTTAATAAGGTGAACAAATTTAAACTCGGTTAAAGAATAGACAAACTTTTAATGATTGACTAGTTCCTCgtttcttttgttcttcatcCACTCATGTCAACGTATTGATTTGAATTCAACAAACTAAGAATCTTGTCAAAataatgtgtattttttttatctcactTTGAACTTCTTTTTGTAATTAAGGTGTTAGCTTTCAAGAATCTCGACTAATCCCGGAAAAGGGTTAACACAACAACCCACTAATATGATTTATCACATCAATTTAGTACTTTCAATGAAAATTGAACTCAAAACCTCACAATATTTAAGTTCATTAGTTCAAGTATCTTTTCACTAAGCTATCCAAGATGGATGTACTAATCTCGCCCAAGAATGCATAAGTGTTGTGTTCTTGTGGGATTCAATACATTATTAATGCACCGCACCCCCACTAATTCTGACCATTAGAAGCTTCCAAACACATTTTAATTAGTGAATTTGAAAATCTTCATAATTGATGacaacaacaataaaaatgGCAAAAATTAATCACCAAATAATAAGGCAACTTGATGACAAGTCTTAGATTGTGAAActatagtttaaatttaaatacccATATGATAGAGCTTTGTTCACATCTTGTGGAGGATGAATATAGATTGTTTGATATGTTGGGTGACTAATAATGGAAGAAAAAACAAGGAGAGTACTTTGGACTTCATAATTCTTATTGAGGAGGagctcattaattaattagataaaagaGTCTTCTTTACTTGTAATTTGAGTCATCAAATTACTTTTAGTCTGATTTTGGATCATAAAAggaaattataattccaattgtttatgaatttttacTGTTACAAATCTATATTTATGTTTAGAAACATCATAAATTTGTAATTCTTTTATCTCTTAAATGCTTACGAGTAtataaaactcattttcaaatataaccTAGCAACATTCATCAAATTGTCCCGGATCCTAAATCCAACTCAATACCAAATTATCTataatatttagtattattaaagaaaaagtAACTTCAAATTAAGTAAATTGAATTACAACATTGGtcttaacatttttattaaagatattgacatatatatatatatatatgcatgatcCTTATTTAACATCTTATGTAGAGATGGCatgacatatatatttatatgcaCATTCAATTTCATTCATTTGAATTAGCCTCTGCAAAAGCCAATTGAAAACGAGTCATGTCTTCATCGGTCATGGTAACCCACgcctctactccatctttgcaTTTAGAATCGATGAAAAAAGCAAAGTTCTTCATATTCACACTTGCTAAGCTCGCCCAAATAGGCTTCCCCATACCGAAATTGGCTTCATAAACTCTAAACCTACACCAACTGCTGAATCTGAATACTTCTACTTCCTTGTTTGTCAATAGCTCCCCCGTCTTCTCCATAAGTTTCATCATCAGCGTGTATCCCTCCTCCCCCACGAACCTGTCGAATGTTGTTGAATGTACTCGTCGTCTATTATCTTGATTCCCTCCCTCACATTCTTAGCAAAGATTGCTAAGTCCGAATCATCATAGCAAGAAATTGCATATGTCAACCCGATCAGATTCCCAAACGCGTGCTCTGGTACTGGAGGCACCATTCGAGTCCTTAGGTTCACAATTTGAGATGCAACATAATGTTTCCCACGCTTATCGCCCGAAGCATACTTCCATATGAAAGCTGAGACGACCTCCACTCGCGTGGGCTCACCCATATCCGGATGATCGGTTTTTGCTTTTGCTcgcattgtttttatttgactACCATAAAAAACAAACCTCCTTGTGACAAGCCTCTCTTCCCCGAACTCAAATTGAGGATTATGGTACACAAAATTCTTTGTGGGCGGGAAGAGTGATGATGAGATGAAGCTAGGCTTCACCACAATGTTATCTCCGCGAGAGATAGTAGCCCATGACGTAATGAATGAGAAATATGAGCAACCATCGGCAATCTTTTGTGGAATGAAAGCCCCGATGGCAACGCCTCCGCAATTAAAGTAGTTAACTTGGATTGCGATCAATTCTTCTTCATCGAATTCTGATGGGATCTGATGCATTAAGGGGATGAGTTGATCAAGAACTGTTGCTTCATCGCATCCGATCACGTCCATGATCAAGGAATCCACTTTCGCCTCAATATATCGAACCCCCATGTCGTTGCAATCTACCGAGTTGTCACCTTTTTTATGTCGCCCAGCCAAAGGCAAAGGAAAGAACAATGTCAAGGTATCGGAGAGAGATTCTCTCAGGCGGGAAGACATGTCATGTTGCGTGGTGCGACTCGTTTCGTCGTGGGAATAAAAGAGAATTACGGGGATGAATAAAGGAGGGATGAATTGATCCAACATGGAGATTGGATATTTTTTTAAGACATCCTTTGTAGGAAAGGATGGCCTCACAAATTCATTTGACAAGATATTGATCTTCAACACCATTCTTATGTGTTCAAAGCTATCTCAATTCTCAACAAGTGTATAAAAGATAGATAGAAGATGATGACTGCATGTAAACATgtcatttataattaatgaatcaaatatatatttaaatatatatttcaaaatttatatttggtattataaaattagaattagaattagaattagaattaggattaggattaggattaggattaggagtttaatttcaatttctaCGTTTAGTATAGcgtttattataattataattataatgaaattcaatctagtatatttttataattctgAATTCCACTCtttttaactcaaaattttaattcaaaaattttctatgtttttaaacaaaaatatataatattttatcaacatgatcaataattatttatttattactatataGATTTTTGTCGGGCAAGATGCGAAGTTAAATTGTTGAACcggcatatttttttttaatttagtaagttttagtttcaaactaatatatatatatttttttgaatttaggaagtTAAATACGaactgatattttattttttttagtttaggaAGTTAAAATCctgaaccgatatttttttttaatttagtaaattaacatgtcgaaccgatattttttttcatgagAATCAATCTCCAaacaaaatctatttatatttgatCTATCCTAATAGGTTGTGTCAAACAAGTATcttgataatataaataatatatatttaaattatttttattgtatttttgtgaaatataaaatttgaattgaattaaaattttaaaatttttctaaacataaaatttgaattgtAATGTCAATTCTCGTTTCCctcaaatataatattgttcTTGAGGTACAATGGAAACAAAGTCATTGAGGCCTGACAatagaaaacaaaatagaaaCGAATTCTGAAAAGCGAAAACAAAGCCATGCATAAGAGATGAAATCTAGAGAGCAAAGGGAGAGGCATTTGAAATTGTGTAAGCACGACAAATTGTCCGCCCAAAGTGATTCCGAACAAATGATTACCGATAAAGCATCTATCACCAAGATTAGAGACATCACTATTCACTTTTGTCCACGAAAATAATTTTTCGAATAATAGTTAGTCTTCTATCTTAATcgaccaatatatttattttatataataaactttaactacgttatataaaatcaaaatcgcagttaataataaaaatatataattataaattttatatatatttgatttattttagttaaattaataaatttactatatttaatttatttgatttaacaCTAAAAATtagagatataattttattttacacatgtaactataaattttataaaatattatataatagtattaaaatttatatataattacaagtttatatacatttataaatttgataataaatattgacaATACATTTTCAACCATATACATATCATTTTTGTTTAATCTATCACCCTTCTATAAGGGTGGTCCAGTGGAAAGAATTAACCAAAAAGATTAAAAAGACCAAAAGGTCATGCGTTTGATTCTTATCTAAAGCGCCTGCGGTTTTATAAAATGTCGTTAATAGTAAGATTTTTAACTACGATTTTATATATCTTTGTAAAATTGAACTATCGTTAATAGCGGGATTTTTAACTACTATTTTAAATATCGTCGTTAAATTTTTCCgataataacacatttttttactcGCGTAGATAGTTTAGTGACAAAACTCATGAGTTAGTTCACTAAGTAGTTTTGTAAGAGAGCAACATTCcaatatgatttgaatgataGTAGAATTAACCGAGTATGCAGAAATTGACTAAATGAACAAGTAATTCAGGTTTCATCTCTATCATTTTCAAATGTTAACCACTTATCATTCTAAAAAAGGgtaatttttatctaaaattttaaataagtctaCCAAAAAAATACTATACCAACTCCATATATACCTTCATTAagatattcaaaaaaatatttggtttgTTAATTAATCACCAAATTATAGAGTAGGACAATATTCCACATCACCCAAAATTTCTAGTAGTTGAGTATATCCCATCTAGCCCAATGAACCcgtattgtttttattattcttcAACTAAAACGCTGAAAATTTGATCTTGAatccaaataattaatcaaatattaaatggAAAGATGATTTGAACGATTTGTTTGCTATTTAATAAGTACCTCATTAATTTTTGGcttctaatcatattattttttaatccaacTAATTTTGACATTATcgtatttttttaatgtcatatCATATATTGTTGAGAAGTTCTCTAATGTAAAAgaatacttaaatatttatcagGTTTTGAGTAaactaatttgatatttaataaactaCTTAATGTCAAATGAAATTGATTAGAAGAGTTTCTCGATCAAGTCACGAAAGACTCgtgtatatttattttctagacGAATgcaaattaaatttagaatttatggagaagaataattaaatagaaaatgatatgtgcatgtaatttatattattcaatagGATAGTTTTCATCATATTATTGGTTGGTtgtactaataataaaatagctGTCTAGGCCCAAATATAATGTATCAATGTGTACACGACATGTGACAATTAACATGTGACAATTAATAAAGTTGGTGCGATCGTATCTAAATTTTAACTTATCAGGTCTATAAGAAAACATCATATTTAACCTCGATCTTAATTTGAAcgaataaatgttattaaatttgttaatatataattatttagaagaaaaaaatcataaaaatattttatctaaattaatatcaCAAGTataacataatcaaacaaattataaattataaaacaaattagcCCAAACCCAGTTCCGAAGTTGGGGTTTTCAAACAGGgccttataaaataaatagaataaaaaaataacaatttttttttttgttttcttgtaACCAGTTAGCATAACCTTACCTAACATGCATTTCATGTATAAACGCTATGTACCAATTAATAAAGTTTGGAACACGAGTCACtttgaacttaaaaaaatgcttagtaagacaaaatacaaaaggTAAAATTTACTTgagaatttttaaactaaagtttgagattctcaattctcattttgagtttaaattaccCTTTGAAATTGAAGAGAGGTGCATTAAAGAGTGGGAATATGTAGTTGTTGGTAACTATATAGGAAAGAATCGTGTATCTTTTTCAGTCACTAAGAATGCTTTGCTAAAGCAATGAGAGCACATTGGACTGGAAAAGGTATATGCAAATATTAATGATCTTTATTTCCTGATCAAGTAGGGAACAAATCTATAGAATATTCTGAAGTTAGGGCATActtatgttgggtcaaactgCATGAAGCTAAAAAGATGGTATGAAGGAATGAACCTACTTagcaaaccaaaagaaacagctcaaatttggttcaaactaaggaacaACCCGGCTCATATGTACAATGTAGAAACACTTAGTCATTTTGCTAGTCTCctgagaaaataattatatatagaccCAATCATGAAAGAAAGTGAACAAGTCACATATGCTAagataagcattgaagtgcatcctagtACTCTACTAGTAAAAATGACAGTGATTGACAAAAGAGATAAGCCTACAGTCATGAATATTTCATGAATGGAGACCAAACTGATTTGCGTTCTGCAATACTTTTCAACATGTTAGTAATAAATGTGCAAAAGCAGTTGAAGAATAACAGGAAATCCTGAAAGTTCATAAACAAAAGGAAAGACTAAAAGTTCAAGAGCAAAATGAGAAAGCCCAAAAAAATGAAACTGAAAAATCAAGAACTGGAAGGCATCTAGAGGAAACTAAAGATGGAGAAACGGAGGATAAAAATGTTGAAGATTCAGAGGAAGGAGAAAATGAAGATTTAGAGGATGAAAATGAGGAAGAAAAATGTGAACAATCAGGGGATGAAAGCAATGGAAAATTAAAAGATGAAAGTGATAGAAAAACGGTAAAGGAAAGTGAAGAGGAGACTATGAAAGTAGATCGAAGCAACTTAGGCAAAGTTGAAGTCAATGAATGCACAGGCAATTGTAAAGTTTCTGAAATACTAAAACAAAACTCCTTTTATCAGATAAGTGATGGCTCAACTAAATCAAATATAACCCAAATGAATGATGTAAATATAGCTCACAAACAAACATCATCATATGCAACAATTCAATCACCAATAGTAAAGTCTAGAGCCAAACATGTGAGGATGCGACGTGAATATAATCGCTGGAATTCGAGGAATACAGATTGGGTTTTAAAGAATGCGGATTGGGATTCTAAAGCAGAGGAAGAGTTAGTCAAAGAGGAAGCtcaaaataaaatcagaatTTTAAAACTGTAGGTCTTGTATGCTTTTGTTGTTTGTTATTGTAAtcattgtttgtttgtttgtttccaaTCAGATACTCTAGGGTCGTTGTTTGTCATCCTAATCAAAACTAGGgcttgtctaactttgattttgattattttttctacttttccaaaaaaattatttattatttttatttaatacaactAATTTGTCTCTAGAGTTAccttgaagaaaaaaaatcattgttcAACTCACTCTTTAATAACATGAAATaccataattattttctttaagaaaatatttatgacTACTTActttactttcttttttttctagaCTTTGAGTTTTTGAACCAACAAATTTGAGTCAGCTTGAAAAATTAGAACTCGATTTTAGGTGTGGCTCAAGAATTTGCTTTTTAGTTGAGGATTCGAGTTCTTCGAAAGGCAATGATGACCTTACATATATCTTTGTTCTCCTCATCTATGGCGGAATGAATCGGATTTCTCCTCCTACGAAATCCCCGCTCTCGGGGATGTTGGTGGATTAGTtcgatttgattttttagatgttattttaattatttataaattaataattttatgtaattcttatttaatttaatgagaattaattcttataaaaaatgacattagttatataatatatatataattaaagaataaggACTCTACCACATTTTCATTATATGAATTCTTATTTCATAATTGGTAGTATTAattagatgatatatatatataataaaaaggaattaggattttcaaatttaatatatatatatatatatatatatagttaaaaaaattaagaaaatcaagatatattaagaaattaaggaaaattaagaataaaataaataaaataaaaaaagatctCAGATCCAGTGAAGAAACGAAGAATGACTTAATGAACATTTTTTCATTACCGATCCATGTATATTTTCGcaaataaatttatcttaatttattaaccaggagtattaagattataaaataaagaataaaaatttaaattaaagattatataattcataataaattttattttttaaaattttatttacatatctcaatagttatttttttacatttatctttaaaataaaatgacaaatcattaatatatatatatatattatcaaaaccATGACAATCGTGGGCAAGGTTGttctttcattaattaaatatcca is part of the Impatiens glandulifera chromosome 1, dImpGla2.1, whole genome shotgun sequence genome and encodes:
- the LOC124931618 gene encoding stemmadenine O-acetyltransferase-like; this encodes MVLKINILSNEFVRPSFPTKDVLKKYPISMLDQFIPPLFIPVILFYSHDETSRTTQHDMSSRLRESLSDTLTLFFPLPLAGRHKKGDNSVDCNDMGVRYIEAKVDSLIMDVIGCDEATVLDQLIPLMHQIPSEFDEEELIAIQVNYFNCGGVAIGAFIPQKIADGCSYFSFITSWATISRGDNIVVKPSFISSSLFPPTKNFVYHNPQFEFGEERLVTRRFVFYGSQIKTMRAKAKTDHPDMGEPTRVEVVSAFIWKYASGDKRGKHYVASQIVNLRTRMVPPVPEHAFGNLIGLTYAISCYDDSDLAIFAKNVREGIKIIDDEYIQQHSTGSWGRRDTR